The following are encoded in a window of Phragmites australis chromosome 22, lpPhrAust1.1, whole genome shotgun sequence genomic DNA:
- the LOC133904235 gene encoding rapid alkalinization factor-like, with protein sequence MAKLALALLLLAVATSASAASSLAGGDHRLDLGFLSAGRRECRGTVAECLAEEEEEELGSASAEGHRRALYRSGYISYGALRRDSVPCSRRGASYYNCRPGAQANPYHRGCSRITRCRG encoded by the coding sequence ATGGCTAAGCTCGCCCTTGCACTGCTGCTCCTCGCCGTGGCAACGTCCGCCTCCGCGGCCTCGTCGCTCGCCGGCGGGGACCACCGCCTGGACCTGGGCTTCCTCTCCGCCGGTAGGAGGGAGTGCCGCGGCACGGTGGCCGAGTGCctggccgaggaggaggaggaggagctcgggTCCGCCTCGGCGGAGGGCCACCGCCGCGCGCTGTACAGGAGCGGGTACATCAGCTACGGCGCACTGCGCCGGGACAGCGTGccctgctcccgccgcggcgccAGCTACTACAACTGCCGCCCCGGCGCGCAGGCAAACCCCTACCACCGCGGCTGCTCCCGCATCACCCGCTGCCGCGGCTGA
- the LOC133905302 gene encoding 5'-adenylylsulfate reductase-like 6 isoform X1, whose translation MLTCRKPRNLTRLYPLSPPSLAMAGRLLPLLRLLLLLLPSASPAAASFRGEAAAAADSGRCPGLEDGLPPFAGALRQSCRVSAEGYPAEEQVDGEKLLRELGGKEEYAAVLFYASWCPFSQRMRPVFDDLSSMFPQIKHLAVEESNVMPAFLSRYGVRSLPSIIIAHGSYAFWPLGSKDLDSLVNFYTAVTGQEPVAYIGPRKWSTSQSTHYAKLWNSSISEAVKREPYLAFSILFICLRIFLFFFPKFFTLIKGFWIQYFRHINLGILAKLTHLLECVPHAVDVRKMWIKWRLMVGAKNARVWASSLTSVSLGGQSLPRAAVLD comes from the exons ATGCTGACCTGCAGAAAACCGAGAAATCTCACTCGCCTCTACCCCCTCTCTCCTCCGTCCCTCGCCATggccggccgcctcctccctctccttcggctgctgctgctcctcctcccctcggCGTCGCCGGCGGCTGCGTCTTTCCGTGGAGaagcggctgcggcggcggattCTGGTCGGTGTCCGGGGCTAGAAGATGGACTGCCGCCGTTCGCCGGCGCGCTCCGGCAGAGCTGCCGCGTCTCCGCGGAGGGGTACCCGGCCGAGGAG CAGGTTGATGGGGAGAAACTTCTCAGGGAATTGGGTGGCAAGGAAGAGTACGCAGCTGTCCTTTTCTACGCATCATGGTGCCCTTTTTCGCAAAGAATGAGACCAGTCTTTGATGATCTGAGCTCAATGTTTCCACAGATTAAGCACTTGGCTGTCGAAGAGTCCAATGTCATGCCTGC CTTTTTATCGAGATATGGTGTCCGTAGCCTGCCTTCTATAATCATAGCTCATGGATCATACGCATTCTGGCCGCTTGGTTCTAAAGATCTTGACTCACTGGTCAACTTTTACACTGCTGTAACGG GTCAAGAACCAGTCGCATATATTGGTCCACGGAAGTGGAGTACATCTCAAAGCACACACTATGCTAAGCTTTGGAATAGCTCGATCAGTGAAGCAGTGAAGAGAGAACCCTACCTAGCATTCAGTATCCTGTTTATTTGCCTGAGGatattcttgttcttcttcccaAAGTTCTTCACTCTCATCAAAGGCTTCTGGATCCAGTACTTCCGGCACATCAACCTTGGAATCCTTGCCAAATTGACCCATCTGCTTGAATGTGTGCCACATGCTGTGGACGTGAGGAAGATGTGGATCAAGTGGAGGCTCATGGTTGGAGCTAAGAATGCCAGGGTCTGGGCGTCATCTCTAACTTCCGTGTCACTTGGCGGGCAGTCTTTGCCCCGAGCTGCTGTTTTGGATTGA
- the LOC133905302 gene encoding 5'-adenylylsulfate reductase-like 6 isoform X2, translating to MLTCRKPRNLTRLYPLSPPSLAMAGRLLPLLRLLLLLLPSASPAAASFRGEAAAAADSGRCPGLEDGLPPFAGALRQSCRVSAEGYPAEEVDGEKLLRELGGKEEYAAVLFYASWCPFSQRMRPVFDDLSSMFPQIKHLAVEESNVMPAFLSRYGVRSLPSIIIAHGSYAFWPLGSKDLDSLVNFYTAVTGQEPVAYIGPRKWSTSQSTHYAKLWNSSISEAVKREPYLAFSILFICLRIFLFFFPKFFTLIKGFWIQYFRHINLGILAKLTHLLECVPHAVDVRKMWIKWRLMVGAKNARVWASSLTSVSLGGQSLPRAAVLD from the exons ATGCTGACCTGCAGAAAACCGAGAAATCTCACTCGCCTCTACCCCCTCTCTCCTCCGTCCCTCGCCATggccggccgcctcctccctctccttcggctgctgctgctcctcctcccctcggCGTCGCCGGCGGCTGCGTCTTTCCGTGGAGaagcggctgcggcggcggattCTGGTCGGTGTCCGGGGCTAGAAGATGGACTGCCGCCGTTCGCCGGCGCGCTCCGGCAGAGCTGCCGCGTCTCCGCGGAGGGGTACCCGGCCGAGGAG GTTGATGGGGAGAAACTTCTCAGGGAATTGGGTGGCAAGGAAGAGTACGCAGCTGTCCTTTTCTACGCATCATGGTGCCCTTTTTCGCAAAGAATGAGACCAGTCTTTGATGATCTGAGCTCAATGTTTCCACAGATTAAGCACTTGGCTGTCGAAGAGTCCAATGTCATGCCTGC CTTTTTATCGAGATATGGTGTCCGTAGCCTGCCTTCTATAATCATAGCTCATGGATCATACGCATTCTGGCCGCTTGGTTCTAAAGATCTTGACTCACTGGTCAACTTTTACACTGCTGTAACGG GTCAAGAACCAGTCGCATATATTGGTCCACGGAAGTGGAGTACATCTCAAAGCACACACTATGCTAAGCTTTGGAATAGCTCGATCAGTGAAGCAGTGAAGAGAGAACCCTACCTAGCATTCAGTATCCTGTTTATTTGCCTGAGGatattcttgttcttcttcccaAAGTTCTTCACTCTCATCAAAGGCTTCTGGATCCAGTACTTCCGGCACATCAACCTTGGAATCCTTGCCAAATTGACCCATCTGCTTGAATGTGTGCCACATGCTGTGGACGTGAGGAAGATGTGGATCAAGTGGAGGCTCATGGTTGGAGCTAAGAATGCCAGGGTCTGGGCGTCATCTCTAACTTCCGTGTCACTTGGCGGGCAGTCTTTGCCCCGAGCTGCTGTTTTGGATTGA